The genome window TTAATCCCACCAGGACGTTCTACTCTCTCTGCCTTCAGTGTATATTTTCTTGTGGTGCCACCTTTCTGTTGCTGTTTCAAACGCTCTGAAAACAGATCATTCATaaacatttgattaaaataatCACCAACCATTTCCTCAGAGACAGTGATGGAATCTAACTAAGCATTTACTCATTGTACTTTAGTACAATTGTGGAGGAATTGTACTTAATGTGGGTATATTCCATTTGGTCATACtctatacttccactccacaacactttggaggcaaatattgtacttttttcaccacttaatttattttgaatttaagtCACTGGTAACTTGGCAGATTGCATGCACAACACGGCCAAAGTAGCGCATTttcaaattcatttattttatctgcaatcaGATACATTaatatatgtttaatttttacttttacttgtccTCACTTTGATGCTGAAGTACACTTGTAGCCAGAATATTACTTTTGATATttgagtacatttaatatcaaatgCTGAGGACCAAGCTGAGAGTTTTACTCAAGGACTACTCGTATTGGCCACTCTCACGTTTGCCAAAGTAATAGTTTCATAcagtatctttacttttactcaagtgttaACTTTGGGTCGTTTTTACAATGTTGCACAGAGATGACAGCCTGTGTTTGGAGTTTATATAGTTGATATTATTTACCGGCCAAGTTATTTTCACGAGTCATTACTTGTTTAATAAGCATTTTTTCAAGTTAACATCTCTCCCTCTGATGAACAAAGTATTCACATTGTATCTGCTTTGTCTGCAACTACAAATAAAGACATGATGATCCACTTAGgtaaaaaatataaagtttatTGCATTGATAGGCAGATGACTGAAGATACATATAACAAAGGGAAGCGATCCAGTGGTGTTTACCTCGGTGAATATCTAATAAACTTTGTGGGCATGAATGTAAAACATCCTGGCCCAGTGGGTTTAGCTTATACAGTGACATATATGACAAGACCACTGTGGGAAGTCAGCTGGCCAAGAAAAGCTCAAGAAAGATGCAGAACGTTattctttaaatgtattctaCCTGATTCTCTACATGTTTCATTCTTTTCTGCAAGCAGCTCGTACTGGTCGTATAAGTAAGTGCACAGTCAGAAAACAGAGTCGGGGTTAGACGATGTTGAACTCACACACAGAAGCTTTCTCAGCTCGGCAGCTCTCATCAAACCACTTCCCGTTGGCCGGGATGGAGAGGATGGCGCAATTGTGGCTACGCCCCCCGTCCGGCTGCAGGGTGATCTCTGTCTCCCAGTTCTTGAAGCGCACGTTGGAGCCCGATTGGTCCAGCCACTGGCCCTCGGTCACCAGGTCGTTAATGCCCAGCCAGATGTGCGCCTCTGGGCCGATGCTCTGACGCACGTAGCTGTGGAGCTGGTCGTTCTCGTCTCCTGTTAGAGGAGTGGCCAGACTGCCACCTTTGGCGATGCAGTCGTCACTGGCCGCGTGGAAGGTCTTCTTCACGGGGTCGGCCAGGAAACACTTGCCGGGGATCTTGGTGCCTCGCAGACAAACTGAGGGGGAGATTAGGACAAAGTCAGTGCGGCTCAGGTGTTATTGTTGCTCTCGAACACAGGAGAGCTGTTAAAGTGATGTGAAATTGTGTAAGAAACCACCTGTCTGTAGAGCTTGGTTCTCTTTCACCAGATTCAGCTCTTGAACAATGTCATCGATCCGTCTCTTCAGCTCCTCAATCGCAGCACTGTTTGCAGAGTCTATTGAAAGGGCAAGGAATGCGAAATGTCATTATTTCTTACAAGGGTCTTCAGCACCGGCGTTCTGTAAAAGTTATTCATGGATTGAACAAGAGAGGAAATTCATATCCAATGACAAGTCTCACCTTTCTTACCATTTCTTCTCTTGGAGGAGGTCTGCTGCTGGGCCCTGCAGTGTGccagcaggagcagacaaaacatCAAGCAAACCCCTCTAACATCCATAATACTCAGAGGAAAAAGGCTTAAAATCCAGCGTAGAGAAACAGGTCTTTGGTGCAGCCCCACAGCAAGCTCCTCGCAGCTCTGAGCGCCGGccagactgttgtgtttaacaCGCCCGCCGTGACTGAGGAAATTTTATCTGAGAGGGAACAAATGTTTTACAGATGTTCAACAGACGCTTGTGCTGCTTGTGAAACGCTGAGGGGAGGTGGATGTGTGACCGCGTTCAGACAAGCAAGACTCGGGTTCCATGTGTTTGCTGGGTACCAGTGATCCAGagcagggctgtgtgtgtgtgtgtgtgtgtattcagatacttttacttaccacactgtgaaaatacCCCCAATACAACTAAAAGTATCTATATTACAGTAGTATTAATGTTTATATTGCATTTTACGGCTGTAGATGTTAAATTTGAGGCTTTTTTAATAATTACCGTGTATGCTGTTGAATTGTTTAATTTACAGCGATGCATCATAATCTATGACATCACCGTGTTTTTGAGGAGTTGCTGCCCTGCGAGGACCCAAATATTTCTACAAGGTCAACTTTTCCTGGCctcagaaaaacagcctgtttttcAGCTTTGTGATGATGAATCTTTCCGGCTAACCCGAGAGggtttttaaattgtttacGCAGCTGAAGAAGTCTGAGAGATTTCTCAGTCCGTAAAGAAACACTTTAAAGGAAGGGTTCACCCAATAACGCCTTTATCAGTCGCTTACCAAACACCCTCACGAcgggtgaagttttgttgtccacaaaacattacTGGAGCCTCACAGTAaagcagtgttgcagcattctcctaaacaactcaAGCAGATGAcgaccaaccaaacaaccacccaaaaaagagggggaaaaaacataaaGTGGCTCCATACACCTCATCCAGCATAATCCAACACTccagatcccaaattgatttgtaGAGATGTTATTCACACTCTTGATGACGGCTGGCACATAGCAGCTACtgtacagtgaagattttggtttaaaaagaGTATAAATAACATCCTTTCAAATtcatttgggatcttggggcttccagagactttgaTTTCACCACATGAgctgttttatgtctttttctatgttgttctttttacatttaaaaaacaagtccccatctgtttcagttgtttggtagaatgctgcaacactgtttagCTCTGAggccccagaaatgttttgtgaactacgaAACTTCTCCCGACTATCCATcagataaagactgaattttcatttctgggtgaactgttccttaaaTCATTTagtttatcacaaacattcacCACATTTGGAGATTCAGGAAGGGTATGAAATATTGTAACCTGaagagtaactagtaactaaagctgccAGACAActgtaatggagtaaaagttaaaaatctgcctctgtgtgttgttgcctCTTTATTTCACAAGCATAATTTGAATAATTTGCCTTTATCTCCTCTCTGTATCTGTCTGTGCCCTTTgataacaacaaataaacagtTTCCAAAGAGGCTTTTAAAGCTGCTCGCTAATTGAGCTGTGGCTTCCAATGAGGATGTTTGGGGGTTTGGTCAAACAGCCCACATCTGGTTCTCCTCAGCGATCTGGATGGGGCGCAGTTGACACGTGGCAGAGACTTATATAATGAAGAAATAATAACTGTTTGTGATTTTGGTATTTGTGTATGTTTCACTATAGCTTCCTCTGCCAGCAATGAAGGAGCATGTCACTGTCTGAAAACACATTAACCTCGCATCATATTGACACATCTAAGTGACACAGAGTCAAAACATGAGCAAAGACACTTAAAAATTCTTTGTAAATAGTTGGACAATATGATGTATTACATTCAAAGACAAACAGTCTGATAACAAAGAGAgttattatattgttttcactgaTAAGCAAGTTCAATCCCCAGATCTTTCCAGTGTAAACACAGTCTCCTCTGCATATTGTCTCCtgtaataaatgaaatatttcgGGAGTGAACCTCAGTGGAAATTACTTCAGTTTTTCTGGCGCACCATAAATGTTCATCCCTCCCTTTTCGCTTCATTATGCATTAGATCTTAATAGAACTGGATTCAAACCCCTGGGGAAAACTTGGTGCTTCCTACTGTtcaaggtgcagtatgtaagaagtGGAAAACAAACCACTCATCCCGTTCTCTTCTAATCCTAAATTATAACCAGGAAGAAGGAATTtgagttgaaaacattttttaaaaaatgaagtgaagttatcaacagagtgtgagtaaatagcagttttgactTTAGGAAGTCTACGTATTGTGTTGGAGAGATACCCactcaagttagcatgctaaccatttAGCTAGTCGCAATCTAAACctcctgtgctagtggtgtCAGCACCACCgttagctgcacagctaaaCGAGCTAATAAGAGAaggcagctactgttagcatcagttagcagttactctggtgacatGCTGCCCCCCATTTGTTTCGAGTATGAATTTGATGGGTGGCATATTCCTACATATTGAACCTTAAATTCTGATTTTGTTAAGGGTGCGTATTTGTGTTGGTGACGTCATCTTATTGCATGATCAAatcaataacaaacaaacaagacaaagcaGGTGTGGTTTTGTcaatttatttgaaatatttacaaaataaattaacaatGAAGCAGGTTCTGTAAGTTTCCCAGCAGTTttgacattcattcatttaaaataagTCCTTTATAATGTACAAAAGTTCAGGCAAAGGCAGCTTGTTCAAGAATACACAGAGAACAACAACCCACTCGTGGTGTCCGCTGCCCTGAGCGTGGCAGGCACGTCGACGCTCCGTTCTCTGGTTCAGAGCTGCAGTCAGCGTCGCGAAAGTACAGACAGTGCGTGGGTCACAATTCGGCGTTCACTCAAATGCATAGTTAGTTAATTGATTAGCTGATTTCAGTCCTGACTTCATCATCTCAGCGATCAACGCGTCATCTTCCAgagaataataacaataatgataatgtcTGTAGGCCTATTGTTCTGCTGCTACACGGAAGGCTGTGTTGAATCACATGATGGTTTTGCACTTGGATTATGTCGATGCACAAGTCAACTAACTTGTGTATTTGTTACTATTACATATGTGTCTTTGTATCTGTTTCCTGcacttctctctgtctctcgtgCTGCTGCAGCACTCATTGATTTGCCCCTCTTCTGTTTCTGCTTTACAGTCTCGATGCTCTCCTGTTTTATCACTCTTCTGTGTTCAGCGCGCGTTGTGCATCTGTTGGTTGCTCGGTGGATATAGTTAACAAAGCCCTTTGCGTTCTAGCTCTGCCCTAAAGCCCAACGGCGCGGCTGCTATGCTGGTATATTTACCTGGGTATATTTCTCGTGTAAGTTACCATTCTTCGGATACTCTTTCACAGTGcgagacaataaaaaaaaagaaaaactttaaaaaatggaGGAAAGAAGTCAAAAATTCACAGGAACACACGAGATTTGCAAAATCACAATGCTCAACACAAAATCAATACAACAAAAATCAAAGGAgggacaaaagaaaagacacattttgatgTAAACACATGCAGGAATAAATTATTGTGCTTCATGTCTGCCGAAAAAAAACACGGTgactcct of Sparus aurata chromosome 17, fSpaAur1.1, whole genome shotgun sequence contains these proteins:
- the clec3ba gene encoding tetranectin isoform X1 gives rise to the protein MDVRGVCLMFCLLLLAHCRAQQQTSSKRRNGKKDSANSAAIEELKRRIDDIVQELNLVKENQALQTVCLRGTKIPGKCFLADPVKKTFHAASDDCIAKGGSLATPLTGDENDQLHSYVRQSIGPEAHIWLGINDLVTEGQWLDQSGSNVRFKNWETEITLQPDGGRSHNCAILSIPANGKWFDESCRAEKASVCEFNIV
- the clec3ba gene encoding tetranectin isoform X2, coding for MDVRGVCLMFCLLLLAHCRAQQQTSSKRRNDSANSAAIEELKRRIDDIVQELNLVKENQALQTVCLRGTKIPGKCFLADPVKKTFHAASDDCIAKGGSLATPLTGDENDQLHSYVRQSIGPEAHIWLGINDLVTEGQWLDQSGSNVRFKNWETEITLQPDGGRSHNCAILSIPANGKWFDESCRAEKASVCEFNIV